In Streptomyces puniciscabiei, a single genomic region encodes these proteins:
- a CDS encoding DapH/DapD/GlmU-related protein, whose amino-acid sequence MAAPWSLRGFTGAGYDKGQPLLVQAAWFAVLHLVFVKWWCPDRWRPPLLRVFGARIGRRVLIRHGVRVHWPWKLEIGDDVWIGESAWILNLEPVAIGNDCCISQGALLCTGSHLRRSPTFEYDNGPIRLRPGSWVAARAVVLRGVIVGEGAVVGAGAVAHRDLAPGTVLPAGGGAPGTTASAHRKEVSA is encoded by the coding sequence ATGGCAGCACCATGGTCCCTGCGTGGCTTCACCGGTGCCGGATACGACAAGGGGCAGCCCCTGCTGGTTCAGGCCGCCTGGTTCGCCGTCCTGCACCTCGTCTTCGTCAAGTGGTGGTGCCCGGACCGCTGGCGGCCCCCGCTGCTGCGGGTCTTCGGCGCCCGGATCGGCCGGCGCGTGCTGATCCGGCACGGCGTGCGGGTGCACTGGCCGTGGAAGCTGGAGATCGGCGACGACGTGTGGATCGGCGAGTCCGCCTGGATCCTCAATCTCGAACCCGTCGCGATCGGCAACGACTGCTGCATCTCGCAGGGCGCACTGCTGTGCACGGGCAGCCATCTGCGCCGCTCCCCCACCTTCGAGTACGACAACGGCCCCATCCGGTTGCGGCCGGGCAGCTGGGTCGCCGCCCGGGCGGTCGTCCTGCGCGGTGTCATCGTCGGCGAAGGCGCCGTGGTGGGCGCCGGCGCCGTGGCACACCGGGATCTGGCGCCGGGCACCGTTCTGCCGGCGGGCGGCGGCGCGCCAGGGACGACCGCGTCCGCACACAGGAAAGAGGTCAGCGCATGA
- a CDS encoding sugar transferase, protein MGRSTNVVSGQAPFSTPYTPAHGDGTRAPGYGALSVCVDFVGAGLPVTEAVLQGGEPRALLVAGAAAVLWPLIGVASRRYASGVWADAVDLRAVLRDWLILVGALAVLRVLCGPDDGHIEAFTALLPVLFLTATCQKVIHRRLRAARRDARALRRVLVVGEGPLVDAVVEQLAQRTDHGYVVVGACAVGAAPVSSGVAVCERLTDEAPQAPEADTAGVLAAVDELAADLVFVAVSRHMAGERLRRLSWALHDRGCPLVVLPGIVDVARRRLRATSAAGLTMLHIAPPPRHGLPALLKAVVDRVGALLLIVLLSPVLLAVALTVRISSPGPALYRQTRVGRYHTPFPMWKFRTMVVGADLLQSELEEANEHDGHMFKMRRDPRITPVGRFLRRHSLDELPQLFNVLLGHMSLVGPRPPLPEEVVKYNPVERRRLAVKPGLTGLWQVSGRADLSWNETVALDLRYIDNWSLAGDVNVMARTVRAVLDGQGAY, encoded by the coding sequence ATGGGGCGGTCCACCAACGTGGTGTCTGGGCAGGCGCCCTTCTCCACGCCGTACACACCTGCTCACGGCGACGGCACCCGGGCCCCCGGGTACGGCGCGCTTTCCGTCTGTGTGGATTTCGTCGGCGCGGGGCTGCCTGTGACGGAGGCGGTCCTCCAGGGCGGAGAGCCGCGTGCGCTGCTCGTGGCGGGTGCCGCGGCCGTGTTGTGGCCCCTGATCGGAGTGGCGAGCAGACGCTACGCGTCCGGGGTCTGGGCCGACGCGGTCGATCTGCGGGCCGTGCTGAGGGACTGGCTGATCCTGGTCGGCGCCCTGGCCGTGCTCCGGGTGCTGTGCGGCCCGGACGACGGCCACATCGAGGCGTTCACCGCGCTGCTGCCGGTGCTGTTCCTCACCGCGACCTGCCAGAAGGTGATCCACCGCCGGCTGCGGGCCGCGCGCAGGGACGCCCGCGCACTGCGTCGCGTCCTGGTCGTCGGCGAAGGCCCTCTCGTGGACGCCGTGGTCGAGCAGCTCGCCCAGCGCACCGACCACGGGTACGTCGTCGTCGGCGCCTGCGCGGTGGGCGCGGCCCCGGTGTCCTCGGGGGTCGCCGTGTGCGAACGGCTGACCGACGAGGCGCCCCAGGCACCGGAGGCGGACACGGCGGGGGTCCTCGCCGCCGTCGACGAACTCGCGGCCGATCTGGTCTTCGTGGCGGTGAGCCGCCACATGGCGGGCGAGCGGCTGCGCCGGCTGTCGTGGGCGCTGCACGACCGGGGCTGCCCCCTCGTCGTGCTGCCCGGCATCGTCGACGTGGCACGTCGCCGACTGCGCGCGACCTCGGCCGCCGGACTGACGATGCTGCACATCGCCCCGCCCCCGCGCCACGGGCTTCCGGCACTGCTCAAGGCCGTCGTGGACCGCGTGGGCGCCCTGCTGCTGATCGTCCTTCTGTCCCCCGTGCTTCTCGCGGTGGCACTGACGGTACGGATCAGCTCGCCCGGGCCCGCCCTGTACCGGCAGACGCGGGTGGGCCGGTACCACACGCCCTTCCCCATGTGGAAGTTCCGCACCATGGTGGTGGGTGCGGACCTGCTCCAGAGCGAGCTGGAAGAGGCGAACGAACACGACGGGCACATGTTCAAGATGCGGCGCGACCCCCGCATCACCCCCGTCGGCCGCTTCCTGCGCCGCCACTCGCTCGACGAGCTGCCCCAGCTGTTCAACGTCCTGCTCGGCCACATGTCCCTGGTCGGGCCGCGTCCCCCGCTGCCCGAAGAGGTCGTGAAGTACAACCCGGTGGAAAGGCGCCGACTCGCCGTCAAGCCGGGGCTGACGGGGCTGTGGCAGGTGAGCGGACGAGCGGATCTCTCCTGGAACGAGACCGTCGCGCTCGATCTGCGGTACATCGACAACTGGTCCCTGGCCGGGGACGTCAACGTGATGGCACGCACCGTGCGCGCGGTACTGGACGGCCAGGGCGCCTACTGA
- a CDS encoding PIG-L deacetylase family protein — protein sequence MWKRVLAVGAHPDDIEFGCGGALLRHAAQGASITLVIVSDGALAGDAVVRASEQEHAAQLLGAKTVMLHRPDGQLGDLRVLVSRLEEEIANAAPDLVYTHLPEDIHQDHVRTHQAVSIAVRRLDNVLLYESPRSPLLSSGISVDVSPVIDRKTALLAAHASQIGTRRELGAEAVRARAVLHGSRVGCGYAEMFQPVRFSMPLGHAV from the coding sequence ATGTGGAAGAGAGTGCTGGCGGTCGGAGCCCACCCGGACGACATCGAGTTCGGCTGTGGAGGTGCCCTCTTGCGGCACGCGGCGCAGGGCGCCTCGATCACCCTCGTCATCGTCAGCGACGGAGCCCTCGCCGGGGACGCCGTGGTGCGTGCCTCCGAGCAGGAGCACGCCGCGCAGCTCCTGGGGGCGAAGACGGTCATGCTGCACCGCCCCGACGGTCAACTCGGGGACCTTCGCGTCCTGGTGAGCCGCCTCGAGGAGGAGATCGCGAACGCGGCGCCGGACCTGGTCTACACGCATCTGCCGGAGGACATCCACCAGGACCACGTCAGGACGCACCAGGCCGTCAGCATCGCCGTACGACGCCTGGACAACGTCCTGCTGTACGAGTCCCCCCGCTCACCCCTGCTGTCGTCCGGCATCAGCGTGGACGTCAGCCCGGTGATCGACCGAAAGACCGCTCTCCTCGCGGCGCACGCCTCGCAGATCGGCACACGTCGTGAGCTGGGCGCCGAGGCGGTCCGCGCCCGTGCCGTCCTGCACGGCAGCAGGGTCGGCTGCGGCTATGCCGAGATGTTTCAGCCCGTGCGCTTCAGCATGCCGCTGGGCCACGCCGTGTGA
- a CDS encoding beta-1,6-N-acetylglucosaminyltransferase encodes MPVFAVLAHTEPALFARLVERLAPYPVVVHVDARSRGADFEGVPRTTHVRDRVAVRWGGFSVVRATLALYRTALEVARPSEHIVLLSGQCYPARPVGEFAEYLASAPFRQHCRAAGVLDDKETAGRVLKRWCLDAVPTGPGPTYLPRALLRRAISELTPRRRPSVFGDIEPVAGSQWTALTADCVADLLGKAEDPRWENLFRTTHAPDEMFFHTLVWNSGWRDEVEDPVLRPRAGRVTADFTNFHYLERQLRGTRALADLPAIEASRMYFVRKVASPQSAELLDALDSRT; translated from the coding sequence ATGCCGGTATTCGCCGTGCTCGCCCACACCGAGCCCGCGCTGTTCGCCCGGCTGGTCGAGCGCCTGGCGCCCTACCCGGTGGTCGTCCACGTGGACGCACGGTCCCGGGGCGCCGACTTCGAGGGGGTGCCCCGCACCACCCACGTCCGCGACCGCGTCGCGGTGCGATGGGGAGGCTTCTCGGTCGTCCGCGCCACGCTCGCCCTGTACCGCACGGCCCTCGAGGTCGCGCGGCCTTCCGAGCACATCGTCCTGCTGTCCGGGCAGTGCTATCCCGCCCGGCCGGTGGGCGAGTTCGCCGAGTACCTCGCTTCGGCGCCGTTCCGGCAGCACTGCCGGGCGGCCGGGGTGCTCGACGACAAGGAGACCGCCGGCCGCGTCCTCAAGCGCTGGTGTCTCGACGCCGTGCCGACCGGACCGGGCCCGACCTACCTTCCCCGCGCCCTGCTGCGCAGAGCGATCTCGGAGCTGACCCCCCGGCGCAGGCCCTCCGTGTTCGGTGACATCGAGCCGGTGGCGGGCAGCCAGTGGACGGCGTTGACCGCCGACTGCGTCGCGGACCTCCTGGGCAAGGCCGAGGACCCCCGCTGGGAGAACCTGTTCCGTACGACGCACGCGCCCGACGAGATGTTCTTCCACACGCTCGTCTGGAACAGCGGCTGGCGCGACGAGGTGGAGGACCCGGTACTGCGGCCACGCGCCGGGCGCGTCACCGCCGACTTCACCAACTTTCATTATCTGGAGCGGCAGTTGAGGGGCACGAGGGCCCTCGCCGATCTCCCGGCGATCGAAGCCTCCCGGATGTACTTCGTCCGCAAGGTCGCCTCACCTCAGTCGGCGGAACTGCTCGACGCCCTCGACAGCCGAACGTGA
- a CDS encoding LPXTG cell wall anchor domain-containing protein, translating to MTDAHAAALSATTAGDDGADEDFPGMASAMRAIEQAQDAVRMAHREARIAEEAAPESGPGPERSSEDSGSYGEDDKPSHKPSKSYGDDDKSDHGKSYGDDDKSDHGKSYGDDDKSSYGNSGSYGDDDKSSYGNSGSYGDDEHCGCYGEEEKPPHRHVPPPHKPHKPPHKPEHHEPHHHKPPEMAHTGAEGTLGAAAAGGMLLAAGTVLYRRGRRAASQK from the coding sequence GTGACGGACGCACACGCCGCTGCGCTGTCGGCCACCACGGCCGGCGACGACGGGGCCGATGAGGATTTCCCGGGCATGGCCAGCGCCATGAGGGCGATCGAGCAGGCGCAGGACGCCGTGCGGATGGCCCACAGGGAGGCACGGATCGCGGAGGAGGCCGCCCCCGAGTCCGGGCCGGGCCCCGAGCGCTCCTCTGAGGATTCCGGCAGCTACGGCGAGGACGACAAGCCGAGTCACAAACCCTCCAAGAGCTACGGCGACGACGACAAGTCGGACCACGGCAAGAGCTACGGCGACGACGACAAGTCGGACCACGGCAAGAGCTACGGCGATGACGACAAGTCGAGCTACGGGAACTCCGGGAGCTACGGCGACGACGACAAGTCGAGCTACGGGAACTCCGGGAGCTACGGCGACGACGAGCACTGCGGGTGCTACGGCGAGGAGGAGAAGCCGCCGCACCGGCACGTCCCGCCGCCCCACAAGCCGCACAAGCCGCCGCACAAGCCGGAGCACCACGAGCCGCACCACCACAAGCCGCCGGAGATGGCCCACACCGGCGCGGAGGGCACTCTCGGGGCCGCGGCCGCCGGCGGGATGCTGCTGGCCGCCGGAACCGTGCTGTACCGGCGGGGCCGCAGGGCCGCGTCGCAGAAGTAG
- a CDS encoding AMP-dependent synthetase/ligase, translated as MGVRRDLKRAQRRTDLAARAHTELIRDESGTVREVRTAPLAPRGSGGGIADIPFTNAREAPGSVVLRRRQNGTWRPVTAEAFAREVTAVAKGLIAAGLEPGGRVAVMSRTRYEWAVLDFAVWAAGGQVVPVYATSSAEQVEWIVRDSGARLVLAETAENAATVTTGTARHPAPPRVLTLDADALADLTALGRDIPGEEVTKRRTALTPDAVATICYTSGTTGRPKGCVLTHANLYAEAANTVELLHPVFKEVTGQVAATLLFLPLAHILGRTLQIACLLARIELGHCPSLKPDELRPMFREFRPTFLVGVPYLFEKIHDTGRATAERIGRGASFDRADRVGVRFGEAYLGKFLGTGKGPGIGLYAAWALYDLLVYRRIRKELGGRMRYAISGGSPLDRDLNLFFYAAGIIVYEGYGLTETSAAATIVPPLKPRPGTVGLPVPGTAVRIADDGEVLVQGGVVFGSYWNDPAATDAVLTDNWFATGDLGSLDDDGYLTITGRKKDILVTSGGKNVSPAVLEDRLRSRPPVGQCLVVGDRRPFVAALVTLDPEAVAHWLSVRGLPPDTPMSEVVRDPRMRAEVQRAVDHANEAVSRAESIRAFLLVEGEFSEENGLLTPSLKVRRQAVAAAYAREIDELYGG; from the coding sequence ATGGGCGTACGCAGGGACCTGAAACGCGCTCAGCGGCGCACCGACCTGGCGGCGCGTGCGCACACCGAGCTGATCAGGGACGAGAGCGGCACGGTGCGCGAGGTCCGTACCGCCCCGCTGGCGCCGCGCGGCTCCGGCGGCGGCATCGCCGACATCCCCTTCACCAACGCGCGGGAGGCCCCCGGCTCCGTGGTCCTACGCCGCCGGCAGAACGGCACCTGGCGCCCGGTGACCGCCGAGGCCTTCGCCCGCGAGGTCACCGCCGTCGCCAAGGGACTGATCGCGGCCGGTCTCGAACCGGGAGGCCGCGTCGCCGTGATGTCCCGCACCCGTTACGAGTGGGCGGTCCTGGACTTCGCGGTCTGGGCCGCCGGCGGTCAGGTCGTCCCGGTGTACGCCACCTCGTCCGCCGAGCAGGTGGAGTGGATCGTCCGCGACTCCGGCGCCCGTCTCGTCCTCGCCGAGACGGCCGAGAACGCCGCGACGGTCACCACCGGCACGGCCCGCCACCCCGCACCGCCGCGCGTCCTCACCCTCGACGCGGACGCGCTCGCCGACCTCACCGCGCTCGGCCGGGACATCCCCGGCGAGGAGGTCACCAAGCGCCGTACGGCCCTGACACCCGATGCGGTGGCCACGATCTGCTACACCTCCGGCACCACCGGACGGCCCAAGGGCTGCGTCCTCACCCACGCCAACCTGTACGCCGAGGCCGCCAACACGGTCGAGCTGCTCCACCCGGTCTTCAAGGAGGTCACCGGTCAGGTCGCGGCCACCCTCCTGTTCCTGCCGCTCGCGCACATCCTGGGCCGCACCCTGCAGATCGCCTGTCTGCTGGCCCGCATCGAGCTGGGCCACTGCCCCAGCCTCAAGCCCGACGAACTGCGCCCGATGTTCCGGGAGTTCCGGCCCACCTTCCTGGTCGGTGTGCCGTACCTCTTCGAGAAGATCCACGACACCGGGCGCGCCACCGCCGAGCGGATCGGCCGGGGTGCCTCCTTCGACCGCGCGGACCGCGTCGGGGTGCGCTTCGGGGAGGCGTACCTCGGCAAGTTCCTCGGCACGGGCAAGGGGCCGGGGATCGGCCTGTACGCGGCCTGGGCGCTGTACGACCTGCTGGTCTACCGGCGCATCCGCAAGGAGCTCGGCGGCCGGATGCGCTACGCCATCAGCGGCGGCTCCCCGCTCGACCGCGACCTCAACCTCTTCTTCTACGCGGCCGGCATCATCGTCTACGAGGGCTACGGCCTGACGGAGACGAGCGCCGCCGCCACCATCGTCCCGCCGCTGAAGCCGCGTCCCGGCACGGTCGGTCTGCCGGTGCCCGGCACCGCGGTCCGCATCGCCGACGACGGGGAGGTCCTCGTCCAGGGCGGGGTGGTCTTCGGGTCGTACTGGAACGACCCGGCGGCCACGGACGCGGTGCTCACCGACAACTGGTTCGCCACCGGCGACCTCGGCTCCCTCGACGACGACGGGTATCTCACCATCACCGGCCGCAAGAAGGACATCCTCGTCACCTCCGGCGGCAAGAACGTCTCCCCGGCCGTCCTGGAGGACCGCCTGCGCAGCCGCCCGCCCGTCGGCCAGTGCCTCGTCGTCGGCGACCGGCGCCCCTTCGTCGCCGCCCTCGTCACGCTCGACCCCGAGGCGGTCGCCCACTGGCTGTCGGTCCGCGGACTGCCCCCGGACACGCCGATGTCGGAGGTGGTCCGGGATCCACGGATGCGCGCCGAGGTGCAGCGAGCCGTGGACCACGCCAACGAGGCCGTCTCACGCGCGGAGTCGATCCGTGCCTTCTTGCTCGTCGAGGGCGAGTTCAGCGAGGAGAACGGGCTGCTGACCCCGTCCCTGAAGGTCAGGCGGCAGGCGGTGGCGGCCGCGTACGCGCGGGAGATCGACGAACTGTACGGCGGATGA
- a CDS encoding vitamin K epoxide reductase family protein: MASAQTTRAAVGGRGLGLLLVLTGAAGLLASWVITLDEFELLKNPHFTPGCSLNPVVSCGSVMKSAQASVFGFPNPMLGLVAYGVVICLGMSLLAGAAFPRWYWLTFDAGCLFGIGFVSWLQFESLYRINALCLWCCLAWVATIVMFWYVTSFAVLHRFLPAPAPLRTFFAEFTWVLPLLHTGVVGMLILTRWWDFWTS; this comes from the coding sequence ATGGCGTCGGCGCAGACGACCCGGGCGGCGGTCGGCGGCCGTGGCCTCGGTCTCCTCCTGGTCCTCACCGGCGCGGCCGGGCTGCTGGCCTCCTGGGTCATCACACTCGACGAGTTCGAGCTGCTGAAGAACCCGCACTTCACGCCCGGGTGCAGCCTCAACCCGGTGGTGTCCTGCGGCAGTGTCATGAAGAGCGCGCAGGCCTCGGTCTTCGGCTTCCCCAACCCGATGCTGGGTCTGGTCGCCTACGGCGTCGTGATCTGCCTGGGCATGAGCCTGCTGGCCGGCGCCGCCTTCCCCCGCTGGTACTGGCTGACCTTCGACGCGGGCTGTCTGTTCGGGATCGGGTTCGTGTCGTGGCTGCAGTTCGAGTCGCTGTACCGGATCAACGCGCTGTGCCTGTGGTGCTGTCTGGCGTGGGTCGCCACGATCGTCATGTTCTGGTACGTCACCTCGTTCGCCGTACTGCACCGCTTCCTGCCCGCACCGGCACCGCTGCGGACCTTTTTCGCCGAGTTCACCTGGGTGCTGCCGCTGCTGCACACCGGGGTCGTCGGCATGCTGATCCTGACCCGCTGGTGGGACTTCTGGACCAGCTGA
- a CDS encoding tyrosinase family oxidase copper chaperone, producing the protein MVPEVGPAPVGGQRGAPVAGGARPAESTRREVARRLLASAAGVALAPAAAACERPPNTPDDSRRTGAFDETYRGRHIRGVEVRTGRRAATAQWEVTIDGRPLDLMRRADGSWLTMVDHYRSYPTPLAAARAAVDELGPDEHLRDLAPGPMGGAPAHGGGGHGVHA; encoded by the coding sequence ATGGTTCCAGAGGTCGGCCCGGCCCCCGTGGGCGGGCAGCGCGGAGCGCCGGTCGCGGGCGGAGCGCGGCCAGCGGAGAGCACCCGGCGGGAGGTGGCGCGGAGGCTGCTCGCCTCGGCCGCCGGCGTCGCGCTCGCCCCGGCGGCCGCGGCCTGCGAGCGGCCACCGAACACCCCGGACGACAGCCGGCGGACCGGCGCCTTCGACGAGACCTACCGCGGGCGCCACATCCGCGGCGTCGAGGTCCGCACCGGCCGCCGGGCCGCCACGGCTCAGTGGGAGGTCACGATCGACGGCCGCCCACTGGACCTGATGCGCCGCGCCGACGGCAGCTGGCTGACCATGGTCGACCACTACCGCTCGTACCCCACCCCGCTCGCCGCGGCCCGCGCGGCGGTCGACGAACTGGGCCCCGACGAGCACCTGCGCGACCTGGCGCCGGGACCGATGGGCGGGGCGCCGGCGCACGGGGGAGGCGGGCATGGCGTACACGCGTAA
- a CDS encoding tyrosinase family protein, which produces MAYTRKNVGKLSRTERRRFVEALLEMKRRGEYDEFVRMHMEYNAPDGEGGLRTAHMAPSFLPWHRKLVLELERALRRVDDSVTVPYWDWTRDRTATSLPWTDDLMGGNGRPSDRQVMSGPFAYRAGHWKITENVTDVPYLTRDLGHHVNPIQLPTAQDVEAALADPVYDTAPWNSTVTKGFRNKLEGWGKGRGRVSWRNHNRVHRWIGGVMVGGASPNDPVFWLHHAFVDLQWTHWQRRHRGHRYLPAEPPGPHDAEHGRIVARHERLPPWDVTPDELEDLSGIYRYE; this is translated from the coding sequence ATGGCGTACACGCGTAAGAACGTCGGCAAGCTGAGCCGTACCGAGCGGCGCCGGTTCGTTGAGGCCCTGCTGGAGATGAAACGGCGCGGCGAGTACGACGAGTTCGTGCGGATGCACATGGAGTACAACGCCCCCGACGGTGAAGGCGGGCTGCGCACCGCCCACATGGCGCCCTCCTTCCTGCCCTGGCACCGCAAGCTGGTGCTGGAGCTGGAGCGGGCGCTGCGCCGGGTGGACGACTCGGTGACGGTGCCGTACTGGGACTGGACCCGGGACCGCACGGCCACCTCCCTGCCCTGGACCGACGATCTGATGGGCGGCAACGGGCGGCCCTCGGACCGGCAGGTGATGAGCGGCCCGTTCGCCTACCGTGCGGGCCACTGGAAGATCACCGAGAACGTGACCGACGTGCCCTACCTCACCCGCGATCTGGGCCACCACGTCAACCCGATCCAGCTGCCGACCGCCCAGGACGTGGAGGCGGCGCTGGCCGATCCGGTGTACGACACGGCGCCCTGGAACTCGACGGTCACCAAGGGGTTCCGCAACAAGCTGGAGGGATGGGGGAAAGGCCGGGGCCGCGTCTCCTGGCGCAACCACAACCGGGTGCACCGGTGGATCGGCGGGGTGATGGTCGGTGGCGCCTCCCCCAACGACCCGGTCTTCTGGCTGCACCACGCCTTCGTCGACCTGCAGTGGACCCACTGGCAGCGGCGCCACCGCGGCCACCGCTATCTCCCGGCCGAGCCGCCCGGGCCGCACGACGCCGAGCACGGCCGGATCGTGGCCCGGCACGAGCGGCTGCCGCCGTGGGACGTGACCCCCGACGAGCTCGAGGACCTCAGCGGGATCTACCGGTACGAGTGA
- a CDS encoding condensation domain-containing protein, which translates to MRISDIQRCEVRPGRLVEWTFSPATVAAAAALPPDPRPPAYIQESHIRTARSVRDDGLFVPTWIGASFDLPGRADLDALEKALRGWTLRHETLRSGFRWTGDDMHRFTLDEDDVALRREVVGDFADADTLVRYLQDRFDVAADALGWPNFIYAAVVRDDSTSVYLAFDHTNVDAYSLYRIPDEIQELYLAGTTGRSTTGTPVGSYVDFCEQERSNADDIDGTHAIVARWREFIARCGGKLPDFPVDLGLRPGGVLPTQKLLREPLVDADAAAAFETYCRPYGGSMVGVLAATSLLVHQLGGQPVYRTVVPFHTRVKSAWSDSVGWYVGGAPIEVPTTGDFDGALTAVRAELQANRSLARIPLARVLRLLGADFRPTSPDMYSIVSYADARLIPGSARWAEQKAYGLIRVSYGDQVCAWVTRLHEGLWFACRYPDNDVAYKNMRRYIEGLRDLVVSVPAERRHRTVEPTFS; encoded by the coding sequence GTGCGAATTTCTGACATTCAGCGCTGCGAAGTCCGGCCCGGACGGCTCGTCGAGTGGACGTTCAGCCCGGCGACGGTCGCGGCCGCGGCAGCGCTGCCCCCCGACCCGCGGCCGCCGGCGTACATCCAGGAGTCGCACATCAGGACCGCGCGCTCGGTGCGCGACGACGGTCTGTTCGTGCCGACCTGGATCGGTGCGTCGTTCGATCTGCCCGGCCGAGCCGACCTCGACGCGCTGGAAAAGGCGTTGCGGGGCTGGACACTGCGGCACGAGACGCTGCGCAGCGGCTTCAGGTGGACCGGTGACGACATGCACCGGTTCACCCTCGACGAGGACGACGTGGCTCTGCGCCGCGAGGTCGTCGGTGACTTCGCCGACGCGGACACGCTGGTCCGTTACCTGCAGGACCGATTCGACGTCGCGGCCGACGCGCTCGGCTGGCCGAACTTCATCTACGCGGCCGTCGTGCGCGACGACTCCACCAGCGTGTACCTGGCGTTCGACCACACCAACGTCGACGCCTACTCCCTCTACCGCATCCCGGACGAGATCCAGGAGTTGTACCTGGCGGGCACCACGGGCCGGTCCACGACCGGTACGCCCGTGGGCAGTTACGTCGACTTCTGCGAGCAGGAACGGTCGAACGCGGACGACATCGACGGCACCCACGCGATCGTCGCCCGCTGGCGGGAGTTCATCGCCCGGTGCGGCGGGAAGCTCCCCGACTTCCCCGTCGATCTCGGACTGCGACCGGGTGGCGTACTGCCCACCCAGAAGCTGCTGCGCGAGCCGCTCGTCGACGCGGACGCCGCCGCCGCGTTCGAGACGTACTGCCGGCCCTACGGAGGCAGCATGGTGGGCGTGCTGGCCGCGACCAGCCTGCTGGTGCACCAGCTCGGCGGTCAGCCGGTCTACCGTACGGTGGTGCCCTTCCACACCCGGGTGAAGTCGGCGTGGTCGGACTCCGTGGGCTGGTACGTCGGCGGCGCACCGATCGAGGTGCCCACCACAGGGGACTTCGACGGCGCACTCACCGCGGTCCGCGCCGAGTTGCAGGCCAACCGGTCGCTGGCGCGCATTCCGCTGGCCCGGGTACTGCGCCTGCTCGGCGCGGACTTCCGGCCGACGTCGCCCGACATGTACTCGATCGTCTCGTACGCGGACGCCCGCCTCATCCCCGGCTCGGCCCGCTGGGCCGAGCAGAAGGCGTACGGGCTGATCCGGGTGTCGTACGGCGACCAGGTGTGCGCCTGGGTCACCCGGCTGCACGAGGGCCTGTGGTTCGCCTGCCGCTACCCGGACAACGACGTCGCGTACAAGAACATGCGGCGCTACATCGAAGGATTGCGGGACCTCGTGGTGTCGGTGCCGGCGGAACGCCGTCATCGGACCGTGGAACCGACATTTTCGTAA
- a CDS encoding class I SAM-dependent methyltransferase, producing the protein MAEPSFLTAVRESYDTVAADYVERVPPPAALDPLSRAMLAGFAELVRTAGTGPVADLGCGPGRVTAHLAGLGVSAFGVDLSPQMIGLARHAYPNLRFTTGSMTALEMGDDELGGILAWYSTHHTPPQWLPTVFAEFHRTLAPGGYLLWGDYVGDERLRPTQGYGHPVSYESYLLPLNRVIGLLEQAGLVVTARLEQEPGGRVNRPHACLLARKPEKP; encoded by the coding sequence ATGGCCGAGCCCTCTTTTCTGACCGCCGTCCGCGAGTCGTACGACACGGTCGCCGCCGATTACGTCGAACGCGTCCCCCCTCCAGCCGCGCTGGACCCGCTGTCCCGCGCGATGCTGGCGGGGTTCGCCGAACTCGTGCGGACGGCCGGTACGGGGCCGGTCGCGGACCTGGGATGCGGCCCCGGCCGCGTGACGGCGCACCTGGCCGGCCTGGGAGTATCCGCCTTCGGCGTCGATCTGTCACCGCAGATGATCGGGCTGGCCCGGCACGCCTATCCGAACCTGCGGTTCACCACGGGCTCGATGACCGCGCTGGAGATGGGGGACGACGAGCTCGGCGGCATCCTGGCCTGGTACTCCACCCACCACACGCCCCCGCAGTGGCTGCCGACGGTGTTCGCCGAGTTCCACCGCACGCTCGCGCCCGGCGGCTACCTGCTCTGGGGAGACTATGTCGGCGACGAACGGCTGCGGCCGACCCAGGGCTACGGCCATCCCGTGTCCTACGAGTCGTATCTCCTGCCCCTGAACCGCGTGATCGGCCTGCTGGAGCAGGCCGGACTCGTCGTCACCGCGAGGCTCGAGCAGGAGCCTGGCGGACGGGTGAACAGACCGCACGCCTGCCTGCTGGCCCGCAAGCCCGAAAAGCCCTGA